A region of Trichoplusia ni isolate ovarian cell line Hi5 chromosome 23, tn1, whole genome shotgun sequence DNA encodes the following proteins:
- the LOC113504783 gene encoding uncharacterized protein LOC113504783, producing MEQMYLIEIFVDKVTIFTTEEDESSANKNLIIKIRFGPKTQFIIKEGQLAVNEEKPDDIVECDENGRRQWTRTIRVGKSYLFPSYPDTILNILSTFPLEIEVWNDDENEVEIFVGVGNMHWDTQFYYMLKESAEACKIHEPLSIKSKTPLMAECCCRQAGEIHFILRLTALGDSIITEFQQLMKDPESFVFRTNKAPSMFQCKRVEGDDPNFCMVGSLYETTTLEDPDILDNAQRKIEICTELQSCGLGHSSGPLACEHHSDKSDKPRKKYPNQKIRIGDITGPCGNANCLLAHKVRTYIRHLDSYKGKAAAAGISDLSPAETSRKVCGSCVCKDERWHRDECPDEKPPKVKCAGCGGMTKAGDTCEDRKAKHYNTGATPKTSDTQVNYVFSNTKVSHFRQAMYGRDYIVEDCFSTSYNSPISNKASTSQNTGRLQNVGCCCRRVEINDIVSKPPESKITMFSAGTSNPMVCHMENNAARINSTMHNVSTYNVSPFHSSEHHSERKQSKHKIQVYNCTEIPEEKDCRCSPIKPSPPCRTFDCDCMTETANIVARKTHRPYCPSYKHKVNCPVTMMHEEEEQKKLEDEEDESTPLPYGLPPIQLGPCPIMGRPCTVPDGFSRMYKNAQLPQQPPSYSDAGKVCCSKEYHRIKKAIKEYMKYGKDNDFRCVNKFNVDTERRCCDKEQHLLSLLGKSCCGAHKMSIREKFGNQCSSDKQ from the coding sequence ATGGAGCAAATGTACCTGATCGAGATATTCGTAGACAAAGTGACTATATTCACTACTGAGGAAGACGAGAGCAGCGCTAATAAGAACCTCATCATCAAAATAAGATTTGGACCTAAAACGCAGTTCATTATCAAGGAGGGCCAACTCGCTGTGAACGAGGAGAAACCAGACGACATAGTAGAATGCGACGAAAATGGACGAAGACAATGGACGAGAACTATAAGAGTTGGTAAATCTTATCTGTTTCCTTCATACCCAGACACAATACTGAATATATTGAGCACGTTCCCATTAGAAATAGAAGTTTGGAACGATGATGAGAATGAAGTTGAAATATTCGTTGGAGTGGGCAACATGCATTGGGACACGCAGTTCTATTACATGTTGAAAGAGTCCGCAGAAGCTTGTAAGATTCACGAACCGTTGTCGATTAAAAGCAAAACGCCTTTAATGGCCGAATGCTGTTGTAGGCAAGCTGGAGAGATCCATTTCATCTTACGATTAACAGCTCTAGGAGACAGCATCATAACAGAATTCCAACAACTAATGAAGGACCCagaatcatttgtttttagaacAAATAAAGCACCGAGTATGTTTCAATGCAAGAGAGTTGAAGGCGACGATCCCAACTTTTGTATGGTGGGCAGTCTTTATGAGACGACAACTTTGGAAGATCCAGATATATTAGATAATGCACAGAGAAAGATTGAGATATGCACAGAGCTGCAAAGCTGCGGACTTGGACACAGTTCAGGACCGCTGGCTTGCGAGCATCATAGTGACAAGTCTGATAAACCGAGGAAGAAATATCCAAATCAAAAGATCAGAATTGGAGATATCACAGGGCCATGTGGTAATGCAAATTGTTTACTTGCTCATAAAGTGAGGACATACATCAGACATCTAGATAGTTACAAAGGTAAAGCAGCGGCAGCCGGCATCTCGGACCTCTCGCCGGCTGAAACCAGTAGGAAAGTGTGCGGTTCATGTGTCTGCAAGGATGAGCGCTGGCACAGAGATGAATGCCCTGATGAAAAACCGCCTAAAGTGAAGTGCGCGGGCTGTGGAGGCATGACTAAGGCCGGTGACACCTGTGAAGATAGAAAAGCGAAGCATTACAACACCGGAGCTACACCCAAAACCAGTGATACGCAAGTTAACTATGTATTTAGCAACACAAAAGTGTCGCATTTTAGACAAGCCATGTATGGTCGTGATTACATTGTCGAAGATTGTTTCAGTACAAGCTATAATAGCCCTATAAGTAATAAAGCTTCTACAAGCCAAAATACAGGTCGATTACAAAATGTGGGGTGTTGTTGCCGCAGGGTAGAAATAAACGATATAGTATCAAAACCTCCGGAGAGTAAGATTACAATGTTCAGCGCGGGAACCAGTAACCCGATGGTATGCCACATGGAAAACAACGCCGCAAGAATTAACTCAACAATGCATAATGTTTCGACTTACAACGTATCACCTTTTCACTCATCGGAGCACCACAGTGAACGGAAGCAATCCAAGCATAAAATACAAGTTTACAATTGCACCGAAATCCCCGAAGAAAAAGATTGCAGATGCTCTCCAATAAAACCGTCACCACCTTGCCGAACGTTTGATTGTGACTGTATGACAGAAACAGCAAATATAGTAGCTAGGAAAACGCATCGTCCGTACTGTCCCTCTTACAAGCATAAAGTCAACTGTCCCGTTACAATGATGCATGAGGAAGAAGAGCAAAAGAAACTGGAGGACGAAGAAGACGAGAGCACTCCACTGCCGTACGGCTTGCCGCCGATACAGCTGGGGCCGTGCCCCATCATGGGGCGGCCGTGCACCGTGCCCGACGGCTTCTCGCGGATGTACAAGAACGCGCAACTCCCGCAGCAGCCACCCAGCTACAGCGACGCCGGCAAAGTGTGCTGCTCTAAAGAATACCACAGAATAAAGAAAGCGATCAAAGAATACATGAAATATGGCAAAGACAATGATTTCCGTTG